The proteins below come from a single Perca flavescens isolate YP-PL-M2 chromosome 8, PFLA_1.0, whole genome shotgun sequence genomic window:
- the isg20 gene encoding apoptosis-enhancing nuclease: MMAEASKRNKAASWGLFSNYRYLCKKSMMLRAMENARSRKKCQQKISLANMKRKTMDNHNEPLDKNKLVKKTKFNNANQESQSTLDSESKSSHVSEPEHFEPKSSEHHILVTALKDIWEVDSGFSSETSPPVSGRSSPCLSLCSTTVVALDCEMVGTGPGGSCSELARCSILDYHGNVLYDKYVRPCQPVTDYRTRWSGIRRHHLHNAMPFAQAREEILSILEGKVVVGHSIYNDFEALDIAHPGHMVRDTCTTRYLSRLAGFCRERCPSLKILASKLLNRMIQVGRRGHCSVEDALAALDLYKLVEGEWEQELQNKLRGDDASHEPSFASSNHYMQDEYWPDDVITDSQ, from the exons ATGATGGCAGAGGCGTCAAAAAGGAATAAAGCTGCCTCCTGGGGGCTTTTCAGCAACTACCGATATTTGTGCAAAAAATCGATGATGCTTCGTGCCATGGAGAATGCAAGATCTAGGAAAAAATGCCAGCAGAAGATAAGCCTTGCCAACATGAAAAGGAAAACCATGGACAACCACAATGAACCACTGGATAAAAATAAACtggtcaaaaaaacaaaatttaacAATGCTAACCAGGAAAGTCAAAGCACTCTGGACTCTGAAAGCAAGAGCTCTCATGTATCTGAACCTGAACACTTTGAGCCTAAATCTTCTGAGCACCACATTTTAGTCACAGCCCTCAAAGACATTTGGGAGGTGGACAGTGGGTTCTCCTCTGAGACGAGTCCTCCAGTCAGTGGGCGGAGCTCGCCGTGCCTCAGCTTGTGCTCGACCACAGTGGTGGCGTTGGACTGTGAGATGGTTGGGACGGGGCCTGGCGGGAGCTGCAGCGAGCTGGCCCGCTGCAGCATCCTGGACTATCATGGCAACGTATTGTATGATAAATATGTCCGACCATGTCAGCCTGTCACAGATTACAGGACTCGCTGGAGTGGCATCCGGAGGCATCACCTGCACAACGCCATGCCCTTTGCTCAGGCCAGGGAGGAG ATCCTCAGTATACTTGAGGGCAAAGTGGTCGTCGGCCACTCCATCTACAATGACTTTGAGGCGCTGGACATTGCCCATCCAGGTCACATGGTCAGGGACACCTGCACGACGCGCTACCTCAGCCGGTTGGCCGGTTTCTGCCGCGAACGCTGCCCCTCCCTCAAAATCTTGGCCAGTAAGCTGCTGAACAGGATGATTCAG GTGGGGAGGAGGGGTCACTGCTCGGTGGAGGACGCTCTGGCCGCCCTCGACCTCTACAAGCTGGTGGAGGGCGAGTGGGAGCAGGAGCTGCAGAACAAACTGAGGGGAGACGACGCTTCACACGAGCCCAGCTTCGCCTCCTCAAACCACTACATGCAGGACGAGTACTGGCCAGATGATGTCATAACTGACAGCCAATGA